The following coding sequences lie in one Oceanidesulfovibrio indonesiensis genomic window:
- a CDS encoding indolepyruvate oxidoreductase subunit beta, with protein MEKARIFLTGVGGQGTLTATNLLAQTALEQGIPVTSGEIHGMAQRGGVVVSTVLLGGLLSPKIGLGEADILIGFEPLETYRALEFLAPGGIVVSSTEAVPPVSVSLGKAEYPDITTIEHAIRNAASRAIMLPARTLGKKAGAVQSGNIALLAAMLAADVLPFGVDALKATIERNLNPKIAGVNLEAADLGAEAALASNA; from the coding sequence ATGGAAAAAGCGCGCATATTTCTGACAGGCGTAGGAGGGCAGGGCACTCTCACCGCCACCAATCTGCTGGCACAGACGGCGTTGGAACAGGGCATTCCCGTGACCTCCGGCGAGATCCACGGCATGGCCCAGCGCGGCGGCGTGGTCGTTTCCACCGTACTGCTCGGCGGCCTGCTGAGCCCGAAGATCGGACTTGGCGAAGCCGACATCCTCATCGGTTTTGAGCCTCTGGAAACGTATCGTGCGTTGGAGTTCCTGGCTCCCGGCGGCATCGTTGTCTCCTCCACCGAGGCCGTACCGCCCGTATCCGTGTCCCTTGGCAAGGCCGAATATCCGGACATCACGACAATCGAGCACGCGATTCGCAATGCCGCATCCAGGGCGATCATGCTGCCCGCACGCACCCTGGGCAAAAAAGCCGGCGCCGTGCAGAGCGGCAACATCGCGTTGCTTGCGGCCATGCTGGCCGCGGATGTGCTGCCTTTTGGCGTGGACGCCCTCAAGGCTACCATCGAACGCAACCTGAACCCGAAAATCGCGGGAGTGAACCTCGAGGCCGCCGACCTAGGCGCGGAAGCCGCACTCGCCTCGAACGCTTAA